The Paraburkholderia dioscoreae DNA window GCGGAGTGGGCCGCCGCCCTGCGCCGGTTCGCCTGCGGCGCGTTGATTGGGTCGGCTACGTTCTTCGCCGTCTGGCTCGCTGTTCTGAGCGGCCGGTTCGGTGGCCTCCCCCGTGAAAGCGGCCAGCACGCGCAAGGTCGCTTCCAGATCGCTGCGCGAGACGTCTTTCAATGCCTGCGCGCGCAGCGTGACCAGTTCCTCTTCCATTTTTGCGGTGACGGCCCGGCCTTCTTCGGTGAGCACCACGGTTTTCGCACGCCGGTCTTCGGGATCCTCGTCGCGGCGCATCAGGCCCGCCGCGCACAATTGATCGAGCAGCCGCACGAGCGACGGCCCTTCGATTCCAATGTGATCGGCTAACGTGACCTGGCGCACGGCCGAGCCGAGCCGGCTGGCGGTCAGCAGCGGCGTGGCGCATGCCTCGGAGACATTGAAGGCGGCGAGCACGCCGTGGCTCGTGCGCCGCCATTTTCGGGCAGCGACGACCAGCGTGCTGCTGACGGTGCGGCGCAAGGTATCGAGATTCGGCATGGCCGCTATTGTATTTCCAAAAACTTCGTTAGCAACCTATTGAATTGAAGTTTTTGTGACGCCGGGGTTATCCGTCAAGCCGCGCTTACGCGGCGAGCCCAAGCCGTACCGTGCGCGCGAGGTCATCGAGCTGGAAAGGTTTGCGCAGAATCGTGCAGCGCTTCACCGCCAGCCCGGAAATATCCACGTCCGCATAACCCGTCGCGAGGATCACCGGTAGATCCTCGCGCAGTTTGCGCGCCTCGGCGATCACGTCGATTCCGTTCATGCCGGGCATGGCGAAGTCCACCATCAGCAGGTCCGGCTTGTCGTCCTGCAAGCGGTTCAGTCCGGCGCGTCCGTCGGCGGCCTCGGTCACGGTGTAGCCGAGCATTCTTAGCGACTCGACGAGCATGGCGCGCACCTCGCCGTCGTCTTCAACCACCAGCACCCGCTTTTCGCCGACCGCGTTCGCTTCCGCATTCGACGTCGCTTCGGCTTGCGGCGCCACGCGTTCGCGCAACGGTAGCCAGATCTCGACGGTGGTGCCCGCGCCTTCCTCGCTGAACAGACGCGCGGTGCCGCCGGCTTGCGTCGCGATGCCGTAGACCTGGCTCAAGCCGAGTCCCGTTCCCTTGCCGATCGGCTTGGTGGTGAAGAACGGATCGAACACGCGCGACACGACTTCGGGCGGCACACCCGAACCGGTATCGGCGACTTCGATCACCACATAGGGGCCGCCTTCGAGAGTCTGATCCGGCGCTTCGCGCTCTTTCACGCGAATGCCGAGCTGGCCGCCGGCCGGCATGGCGTCGCGCGCGTTGATGGCGAGATTGAGAATGGCCAGTTCGAGCTGATTGGCGTCGGCCTCGGTCCACAACTCGTCGCCGCCGAATTCGTTGGTGTAGCGAATGCCGGAACCGAGCGACACTGTGATGATGTCGCGCATGCCTTGCAGCAACGTCACCACGTCCACCGCTTTCAGATCGAGGTTGCTGTTGCGCGAGAAAGTAAGCAATTGTCCCGTCAGTTTCGCGCCGCGTTCGGTCGCGCGTTTGACGGTGGCGGCCATGCCGCGAAGGCGCTCGTCGCTGCTTACGCGAGCGATCAACTCCGCGTTGACCATGATGACGTTCAACAGATTGTTGAAGTCGTGCGCTATGCCGCCGGTGAGTTGCCCGAGCGCTTCCATTTTCTGCGATTGCACCAGCACGGCCTGCACTTTGGCGCGCTCGTGAATCTCCATCATCAGCCGGTTGTTGGCGGAAGCAAGTTCGTGGGTGCGCTCTGCAATGCGGCTCTCCAGCGAGTCGTTCAGTTGCACGAGCGCGTCCTGCGCCTGGATCCGCTCGGCAAGATGGCGGCGCGACTCGTATTGCCGCGCCCGTGCCCGTAGTGACGAAGCCACCGCGCGCCGCAGCGTTTCCGAATTCAGCGGACGTTCGAGCACGACCACGTTGCCGAGCCGTTCGAGCACTTCCAGCCCGCGCTCCGAGCGATGTCCGACGCGTGGGGCGGCAAGCAGCGTGAACGGGAAGTCGGACCATGCCGGCTGCTGCTCGAGCCAGTCGAACAGGCGCACCGCATGGCCGCCTGCCAGCGCTTCCTCGGCGATCAACGCGGCGCCGGCGCCCTCATCCAGCGCGGCGGTGAGCGCGTCGGCATCGCGGCATGCCACGCACATGCGGTCGTCTTTGCGCAGCACTTCTGCGATCACATCGGCGTCGCGGCCAAACGGCGCCAGGATAAGAACGCGTTGCTCCATGACCTCACTTCCCGGGCGTTTCGATGACGCGGTTCGTCGCCCCGAGCAGGGCAGTGCTGCCACGATAAGCCGGCAGTCCGGAGAGTACGCCTTCGAAGTCGCGCAGCGCGTCGCCCACTTCCACGCCGCCGCTGGCTAGACGGAACTGGCGGATCGAGCGTTCGTGGGCATTGGCGCGGCTCTTCACGGCGGTCACGGCGGTGAGCACTTCGCCGTGGTGTTCGAAATAGCGGAACAGCACGACCACGTCGCTCAGATAGCTGATGTCGATATCGTTCTGCACCTCGCCGATAATGCCGTGCTGCCCCAGCACGAGCATCGTGACGACGCCTTGCTGGTTGAGATAGCCGAGCAGCTCGTGCATTTGCAGCAGCAGATAGCGCTCGCCGGGCATGGCCTGGAGATAGGCGTTCAGGCTGTCGATCGCAACGTACCGGGCGCCCTTCTTTTCGACCGACCGGCGCACGTCGCTGGCGAACTCGCCCGGGGATATCTCCGCCGGATCGATCTGGCGCAGCGTCAGCAAACCGCTCTCGACGTGCGGCGCGAGATACATGCCGAGCGTCGCACAACGGATCGTCAGCGTGGTGAGGGTCTCGTCGAACACGTAGTAGACGCAACGCTCGCCGCGTTCGAGCGCCGCGATCAGGCATGACACCACCGTGGTGGTCTTGCCCACACCCGAGGGGCCGATCATCAGCGCGTTGGTGCCGGGGATCAGTCCGCCGCCGAGCAGCGCGTCGAGTCCCGCCGTGCCGGTGCTCACCACCTCGGCGTTGAAGTTGGTGTGATGCTCGGCCGCGACGAGGCGCGGATAGACGTGGATGCCGCCGGTGTCGAGCGTGAAGTCGTGGTAGCCCTCGCGGAACTTGATGCCGCGCATCTTGGCGACGCGTGCGCGGCGGCGGTTGCCGCCATAGTCGTGCACGAGGTTGTCGAGGCTGATCACGCCGTGCGCGATGCTGTGCAACTGCACGTCGCCGGGGTCGGACGAATTGTCGTCGAGCAGCAGCACGGTGCATTCGCGGGTGGCGAAATAACGCTTGAGCGCGAGAATCTGCCGGCGGTAGCGCAGCGGGTTCTGCGACAGCAGCCTCAATTCAGAGAGGCTGTCGAGCACGATGCGAGCGGGCTTGAGTTCCTCGACCTGCTGGATCACGTTGCGCACCGTCTCGCCGAGTTCAACTTCGGCCGGGTGCAAGACGGTCTGCTCGTATTGCGGGTCGAGGCCTTCGTCGGAAAGCAGCTCCAGAACCGTGAACCGGCTGATGTCCCAGCCATGACTTTCGGCTACCGCGATCAACTCTGAGCGGGTTTCGGACAGCGTGATATACAAGCCGCCTTGGCCTTCTTCGACACCCTTGAGTAAGAACTGCAAGGCCAGGGTAGTTTTACCTGTACCGGGCGCGCCTTCCACGAGGTACATGCGGTGCGGTGTGAGACCGCCTCCCAGGATGTCGTCGATTCCCTCGATTCCTGAGGACAGGCGGGCCGGTGTGTCGGCGTCGTGTCTGTTTGACATGGCGTGGTGGGGCGTTTGGCGTCAATGAAAAGCTGATGATTTTTCAGCCGGTACGAGGAGGGTGCAATTTGCGTGCCCGCGCGCGCCGACGCTACGTGCCGGCGCGCGCCGTCACGAGCTGGATAAAGCGCGTGGCCGCGCTGTTGTGCAACGCCGCGGGATAGGCCAGATGCAGCGGCGCGCTCAGTTTCGAGGGGTTGGCAAGCGTGCAGTACACGGTGCCCACCTGGTCATAGCGTTGCATGGAAGCGGGCACCAGCGTCACGCCGAGACCCGCCGCAACGAGGTTGATGCCCGACACCATGCGCGGCACTTCCCGTGCGATTCGCGGAACGAAGCCGGCCTGGCGGCACGCCGCGAGGATATCGGCATACATGCCGGGCGCGCCTGGACGGCGGACCAGAATGAAGTCTTCGTGCGCTAGCGCTTTGAGGGGCACTTGTGGCCGCTTCCTGCCTTTGAGCAAGGGATGGCCGACCGGCAACACCACGACCATCGGCTCGTCGAGCAGCAGCTCGAAGGCCACGCCTTCCCGCGCTTCAACCGGCTTGCGCAGAAACGCCGCCTGAATCTGGCCCGCGGCCAGGCGCTCGATGATCTCCGCCGCATTGAGTTCGGCAAGCTCAACGGCAACCTCGGGACACACCGCGCGAAACGCGCGGATCGCCTCGGTCGTGAACGGATGAAATGCAGCGGAGCTCGTCAGCCCGATCGAAATCGTGCCCAGTTCGCCGCGCGCAATTCGGCTCGCCTTTTCTACCGCCTGCTGCAGATCCTGCAGCAGGCGTTGCGCATCTTCCGCAAAGGCCTGCCCGGCCGGCGTCAGGGTGACGCCGCGCGGCATGCGCACGAAGAGCTCGAAGCCGATCTCTTCTTCCAGCATTCGAATCTGCTGTGAAAGCGGGGGCTGTTGCATGGCCAGCCGCTCAGCCGCTCGCGTGAACTGGCCTTCTTCGGCGACCGCCAGAAAGTAACGCAGATGGCGTAGCTCCATGATGTTTCGTCTCCTGGATGGGGTTCGAAGGTCGGTTCATTGCCATATTCAATAAATATGGATTGTGCAGAAAACAGGTATTTTACATTTACCACGGCCGATCCTACGATCTCGTCCATCGCGCGGAAATGAACGCGAAATAAAACAAAACCCGACTCTGGTCGACAGGAGACGTCAGTGAAAAAACAATGCGCGGTGGCCGCTTTGGCCGTGGTGAGTTGCGCGGGCGCGCATGCTCAGGCATCGGTCACGTTATACGGTGTGATCGACACCAACCTCGAGTTTCTCAACCATGCTGGCGCTAGCGGCGGCTCGCTGGTTCGCGAGAATTCCGGCGGCTTGAGCAATTCGCGCTTCGGTTTTCGCGGCGCCGAAGATCTCGGCGGCGGCAATAAAGCGTTCTTCATTCTCGAAGCGGGCTTCAACGGCAACGACGGCACCAATGCGAGCGCCGGCGTGCTGTTCAATCGCACGGCGGCGGTGGGGCTTTCTAACGCGTACGGTGCGCTGTCGGCGGGCTTGCAGTACACGGCGATGTACGACACGCTGATCAAATACGACCCGATGGTGTTCGGCCAGCAATACACGTGGATGCCGACCACCGGTTCCGTGGATGGCTTTTCGTTCAAGGCGCGCGTGAACAACTCGGTGAAGTATGTAGGCCGCTTCGGTGGTTTGACAGCGACGGCGGATTACAGCTTCGGCGGCTCGGCGGATTCGTTTCAGAGCAGCGCCGCGTACGGCGGCGCGCTCGACTACGATACCGGCAGCTTCGCCACGGCCGTGGCCTACGACTACCGCAACGGCGCGATCAACTCGACAGGCATGTGGACCAAGTCGCGCAACTGGAGCGCCTCGGCGCGCGAGCAGCTCGGCAACGTCACGATCATGGGCGGCTATGAGCACTATTTGTACAACCCGACCAAGGGCAAGTCGGTGTCGTCGGCGTTGTGGTTCGGCGGTGTGCGTTATCTGATCGCGCCGGATTTCCGCGTGACGGCTGCCGCGTACTACCAGAGCAACAAGGCGGACAACGTGTCGAACTCGTTGATGGGCGTGCTGGGAGCGGACTATATTCTGTCGAAGCGGACCGATGTGTACGCAACCGTCGCGTATGCCGCGGCCACGCACTACGCCAACGACGAGTACACGCCCGTCGGCGTGACGAGCGATACCGCGTTCGGTCCGAACCAGACTGGCGTGACGCTCGGTATCCGGCATCGGTTCTGAGCATTCGGGTTCATTCGGGTTCTTCAACGACGGATTTGACGATGCGCCGCGTTCAGCACAGTACACGGTGATCAGGAGCAAGCTGCATGACTTTCAATCTTTCGCGACGTCTCGCCGTGCTGTGCGCAGCAACTGGCGCTGCACTGCTGATGACGCTCGCGCAACCTGCGCTCGCGGTCCACGCTTACGAGCCGCATCTGAAACCGGTGGCGACGGTTTCGGATACGCGCTTCACGCTCGACACGCCGCAAGGGCACGCGGAGTTTCCGCTTTATCTGTCGAAAGATTGGAACGTCGCGCAGCCGCAAGTAACGCGTGCGGTGATTGTGATTCACGGCAAACTGCGCAATGCGGACGTGTACTTTCGCACTGCGCAGAAGGCCCGCGATGCAGCCCACGCGGACCCCGACGCCACTTTGTTGATCGCGCCGCAGTTCCTCGCGACGCTCGACACGCGCGTGCATGACGAACCCGCCGATCTGCTGCGCTGGACCGGCGACGCGTGGATGGGCGGCGAAGCGGCGCAGTCGCCGCTGCCGATCAGTTCATACGAAGTGCTGGACGCGATCGTCGCGCGTCTTGCCGATCGCAAGCTGTTTCCGAATCTCCGGCACGTTGTGTTCGCCGGGCATTCGGGCGGCGGGCAAGTCGTGCAGCGCTACGCCGTGGCGGGGCGCAACATTGCCGCGCTGACTGACGAGGGCATCGACGTGCGTTACGTGGTGGCGAGTCCGTCCACCTATGCGTATTTCGATGCGCAACGGCCCAACGCGCAAGGCGTTGCCGCGCCGTTCGATGCCGCGCAATGTCCCGACTTCAATCAATGGAAATACGGCATGGACAACCGGCCGCCCTATCTCGGCGACCGCACGCCCGCGCAACTGGAGGCGACCTACGCGGCACGCCGGATCGACTACCTCGTGGGCGGCGCGGACGACGATCCGCAGCAGAACGCGCTCGACAAAACCTGCGCGGCCGAAGCGCAAGGGCCGCAACGCGTCGCGCGTGCCGAGGCGTACTACCGGTATATCCGGTCACGTCATCCGGATGGTCTGAAGCAGCGCTTTCATATCGTGCCGGGCGTGGGGCACAACGGCTCGCGCATGCTGACGTCGGTATGCGCGCTGGCGGCGATGTTCGACACTCAGGGATGCGAACAATGAGCGAAGCAATCTTGAATCAGCGTGATGGTGCGGCGTCAGGCGCCGTTGCGTCGAACGCATTGAGTCCGGCAATGGTACGGCGCGCGATCTTCGCCTCCGTGCTCGGCAATGGACTCGAGTGGTTCGACTTTCTGATCTATGGCTACTTCGCGAAGATCATCGCGCAAGTGTTCTTTCCAGGCGGCGGCGGTTTCGTGTCGATCATGCTGACGCTCGCCACGTTCGCGGTGGGTTTCATCGTACGGCCGATCGGCGGCATTCTGCTGGGCATTTACGCGGACCGGGCAGGGCGCCGCAAAGCGCTCTCGCTGCTGATCATTTCAATGGCGGCCAGCACGCTGCTGATGGGCCTCACGCCGGGTTATGCGAGCATCGGCATCGCGGCGCCGTTACTGGTGGTGCTCGCGCGCCTGCTGCAAGGGCTCTCCGTGGGCGGACAGTTCGCGACCGCCTCGGCGATGCTGGTCGAGTATGCGCCGCCGCACAAGAAGATGTTCTATGGCAGCTTCAACATGTCGGCGCAGGCGTTCGCGTTGCTGTTGTCGTCCGGGGTCGGCTATCTGCTGACCACGCAGCTCACGCATGAGCAACTGGTGGCGTGGGGCTGGCGTCTGCCGTTTCTGTTCGGCGCGTTGGCGGGGCCGTTCGGCTTCTATATCCGGCATCGCGTGGCCGAGTCGCCGGAGTTCGAGCGCCTGCTCGATCACAAGGACAAGCCGCCGCGCGTAACGATCCGCCAGTTCTTCCGCGATAACGGCGATGCGGCGATCTGCGCAATGGGCGTGATCATAATCGGCGCAGCGACCAATTATGTGTGGCACTCTTATCTGTCGGTCTATGTCGAACGGCAATTGCATCTGCCGCTTTCTACCGCGTTGCTCGGCGCATTCGTGTCAGGCGTGCTCAATCTGTTTCTGTTTCCGCTGTCGGGCAAGCTTGCCGATCGTTACGGCGCGTACAAACTGTTCTATCCGATCGTGATCGCGTGGATGGTCTGCGTGTACCCGCTCTATCACTTCGTCGTGACGAATCCGACGCCGGGGCATCTGTTCATCGCGCAGATGATCGCGACAGTGTTCCTCGCCGCAATGTCCGGTGCGCATCCCGGCATGCTCGCAACCTTGTTCCCGGTGCGCAGCCGCTCGGCGGGCGTGGCGCTGTCGTACAACATCGCAGTGACGCTGTTCGGCGGCATGGCGCCGCTCACCATTACCGGCTTGACCCGCGTGACCGGCAGCAGCCTCACGCCGGCGTTTTACCTGATTTTTGCCGGCTTCGTGTCGCTCGCGATGGTGTACTTCACGCGCGCCGGACGCATCTCGGGCGGCGCGGCGGCGAGGCCCGCCACTCATTGATCAACCACGAGCGTATTGCATGACCCAGCCTTTGATCACAGACGACGAACGCGCGCCGAATGAACGTCCGGTTGCGGTCGTCGCGAGCCGGCATCTGAGCGTTACGACGCGGGCCGGCAGCGGCACGGTGCCCGTATTTGCGAACGGCGACTGGCTAGCGCCGACGCGCGAAGTCCGCCGCGCCGTGATTCTGATTCACGGCCGACTGCGCAACGGCGATACTTATTTCGATCTCGCCGAGCTGTCGTGCGCGCTCGCCGGCGGCAGCGCGGCCGATACGCTGCTGATCGTGCCGCAGTTTCTCGCGACCGCGGACGTCGAGGCGCATGAGCTGCCGCCTTCCACGTTGCATTGGGACTGGACGAGCTGGATGGGCGGCGAAAACGCCGAAGGTCCCGCGCCGATCAGTTCGTTCGATGTGCTCGACGCGATTTTGCAAACGCTCGCTTCGCGTGAGCAGTTCGCGTCGCTTGCCGAGGTGGTGATCGCCGGGCACTCTGGCGGCGGCCAGGTCGTGCAGCGCTATGCGGTGGTGGCGCACAGCGAGGCGCCGCTTACGGCGCGTGGTGTTGCGGTGCGCTATGTGGTCGCGAATCCTTCGTCGTATGTGTACTTCGATGCGATGCGGCCCGTCGCGTCCGGCGAGTTCGCGGCGTTCGATCGGGCGATGTGCCCGTCGTTCAATCGCTGGAAGTATGGGCTCGAGGATTTGCCGGCTTACGCGAGCGACTCGGATAGCGCGGCTTGCGCTGCGGCGCTCGAAGCGCGCTATGCGCAGCGTGACGTTACGGTGCTGCTCGGCGGTGAAGATTGCGATCCGCAGCATCCGGCGCTCGATCGTTCTTGTGCCGCGCAAACCCAGGGGCATCACCGCCTCGGGCGCGGACTGGCTTATGCGCGCTATATGGCGGCGCGGCACCCGGAAGGATTGGCGACGCACCGGACGTTTGTGATCGATGGGGTCGGGCATGATGCCAAGGGGATTTTCTCGTCGACTCATGGGCTGGCTGCCTTGTTCGGCGCCGGACTGTGAAGCGGGTTGCGGAGTGGTTCATGGAGTGATGCACTCGGCGCACATAGGCACGAAGCGTGCTACTGCGCTTGATGCATGTTTGATGCTACCTGTGTGTCACTTCGAGGACCGCGCCGATATGAACAGAATCCGATTGGTCGCCACCGCCACCGCGCTTGCCGCCGCATCGCTAGGCGCCTTGCTCCCGTGCAGCGCCTATGCCGACGATGCGCCTAGCCCATGTACGTCGCTGAAACGGATCGTGGCGGCCGCACCGGGCGGTCTCGCCTCGTTGACGCCGGACGACGGCAAAGGCGTCGCGCAACCCTATGGCGACGACGCGCAATGTTCGGCAAGCCGCGGCAGCTATCAATGCACGTGGACGCCGCATCACGACGCCGGTTCGAACGCGGACGCGCTGCAAGCCGTAGCGGCTGACGTCGCGTCGTGTCTGCCCGACGCGACGCACGATCAGAATTCGCCGGGACGTCAGCATTTTTATCTGGGCGCGAAGGGCAAGCGCACCGACATTACGCTGACACCGACGGGTGCGAACAAGCTGCGTCTGGTGGTGTCGGGCAAGTGATGTGGGTCAGGTGATTTAAGTCAGGTGATTTGAGTCGCCGCGCAAGACCCGCTACTGCGACGCCGGCCACCATGTCCAGCCACGCGATGAGCACCGCAACTCGATCGTAGAAAGCGGCGCGATTTCAATGCGCGAAAACACCACGGGCGATGCGCCCAGCGCAGACACAATTGCTGCCCGCAGCACTGGCGCGTGGGTGACGGCGATCACGTTGCGCGTATGCTTCGATGCCGGATCCGCCGCGCGGTGTAGCGCATCGAGCCATTCTCCTACCCGCTTCACGAGGTTGCTGAACGACTCGCCGCCGTGCGGCGCGGCGTCCGGATCGCGCGCCCATGCCGCGAGGTCTTGCGGCGCTTCGACGGCGAGGTCGGCGAGCCGCCGTCCGTGCCATTTGCCGTAGTTCATATCCGCCAGTCCGACATCTACCGATGCGGCAAGGCCCAAGGCCGCTGCCGTAGCACGCGCGCAGACGGCAGGGCTGACGTAGGCTGCCGCGCCTTGTCCGAGCGCCGGCGTGGTGCGCGCCGCGTAGGCGTGGGCTTCGGCGAGGCCGCGGGCGTCGAGCGGGTCGTCGGCGGGAAAGCGGCCTGCGCGCTGGGCGGCGGTCGAGGCGTGGCTGATCATCAGCAGCCGTGTGTCCATTCTGTTCATTTCCTGTGAGGCTACGCCGGAGCTGGACGCCGGTTGGGCACGAAGCGCCCGCCCGGGGTTGCCGGGTACCGGAGTTTAGCGCGTAGAATAGCCGGACTGCGAAGCGCGGAAGCCGGTGAGAGCCCGGCGCGGTCGCGCCACTGTAATCGGCAGCCCAAGCCGAAAGCCAGACCTGAGCTTCGCATCATCCCTCTGCAATGACTATCGGGGCGCGTAACCCCAGGAGATGTCCATCATGACTGAAGCCGTTTTTAATTCCGCTTCTCAGCCTGCCTCCCAACCCGTTGCTCAACCCACGCCGATTCCGCTGCGCGAGTTATTGCCGTGGCTCGTGTTCGGCGGTTTGCTGCTATTGCTTGCGCTTTACTTCGTGGGTGCGGAACAGGGCGCCACATCGCTGGTGCCGGGTATGTACGTGCATGAGTTCGTGCACGACGGCCGCCATCTGCTCGGCTTTCCTTGCCACTAACGGAGTCGAACATGGTCGGTAAATTGTTGGTACGCGGGATGCTCGCAGGCATCGCTGCGGGACTGCTCACGTTCGGCTTCGCCCGGGTGGTGGGCGAACCGCAAGTCAATCAGGCGATTTCATTCGAAGAAAAGGCCGATGCCGCGAAAGGCGAGGCGCCCGAACCGGAGCTGGTGAGCCGCGATACACAACGCGGACTCGGCTTGTTGACCGGTGTGGTGGTTTACGGCGCGGCATTTGGCGGGTTGTTCTCGCTGGTGTTCGCTTACGCGTATGGGCGGATGGGGGCATTGAGCGCGCGCGCGTTGTCCGCGTGGCTGGCGCTCGGCGCGTTCATTGCGCTGGCGGTCGTTCCGAACCTGAAGTACCCGGCGAACCCGCCTTCGGTCGGCGACCCGGAGACGATCGGAATGCGCACAGGGCTGTTCTTCCTGATGATTGCGATCTCGCTCGCCGCGATGGTGTTTTCGCTCAAGGTCCGACGCCGTGCGGCCGCGAAACTCGGCGCGTGGAATGGCTCGATTGTGGCGGGGTTGGTCTTCGTTGTGATTATCGCCGCCGTGCAGTTGTCGATGCCGGCCCTCAACGAAGTGCCGGAGGCTTTTCCGGCGGTGCTGCTGTGGAAGTTCCGTGTGGCGGCGCTTGGCATGCAGGCGATCATGTGGACGACGATCGGACTGCTGTTCGGCGCGCTTGTCGAGCGGGGTGCGTTTATGCGGGTGAGCGGACGGGCGGCGGTCGAGTCAGCCTGACGGTGGGTGTGCGGAGCGCAGCCGGTTTGGGTGGCTGCGCTCTGAGGCCGGCGCTTTGCCCCTCGCTCTTCGCTTCTCGCGCAGTGGTCAAGAAGGTATGTGCATCAAGGAGTTGGGGTTGTTGTGGGGCGGTTATCCACAGGCTTCTGAACAAAAACTGTGGATAAAATTTTCCCGCAACGCAATACACCTACAAACATCTGTTCTGTTTAATTTCAACAGGTCAGATGTTTACATGTCGGACTCGGCGCTGGCTAGAATCCGACCGTGACATCTGTTTTGTGGGGAATATTGTGGGGGAAAATCGTTCGCAAACAATTCGCGAAGGGATGCTCCTGAAGCTCACCGCAGGCGATCATGGCCGCATCCTGAATGACGGCACACGTCTGCCCGGCAAGGTCTACGCCGGGGCGAAAGGTGTCAGTATCCATTTCCGCCGAAATCGCGGTGTCGGTGCAGGCTGTTGAACAGGCGCTTGTGCTGGATGGCAGTGGATTGGCCGTGGTCGAACTGCTGGATGAGGACGGCAATGTGGTCGATGACGTGAACGACTCGTTGTGGGGCATTGAGTCGGAGGCCGGCGACTATCTGAAGGAGACAGCGCAGGACATGGCCGAAGGGCTGGCACAAGGATTACAACGTGAGGCGCGCGAACGCATGTACTGGAACGCGCGGGACATGGTGACAGTGTGAACTCCCCATACATTCGTGAAATTGCCTGCTTGGCTTGCCGTCGAGACATGGCGTGCCAGTGGTGAGCGCACCGTGGCCCGGCTCTACGGTCTGGTCGAACATTATGCCGCGGCATATGGACGATCTTCAGACGTGTGTGTACTCAAAGACCAGGCACT harbors:
- a CDS encoding histidine phosphatase family protein, translating into MDTRLLMISHASTAAQRAGRFPADDPLDARGLAEAHAYAARTTPALGQGAAAYVSPAVCARATAAALGLAASVDVGLADMNYGKWHGRRLADLAVEAPQDLAAWARDPDAAPHGGESFSNLVKRVGEWLDALHRAADPASKHTRNVIAVTHAPVLRAAIVSALGASPVVFSRIEIAPLSTIELRCSSRGWTWWPASQ
- a CDS encoding CbtB domain-containing protein gives rise to the protein MTEAVFNSASQPASQPVAQPTPIPLRELLPWLVFGGLLLLLALYFVGAEQGATSLVPGMYVHEFVHDGRHLLGFPCH
- a CDS encoding CbtA family protein, which translates into the protein MVGKLLVRGMLAGIAAGLLTFGFARVVGEPQVNQAISFEEKADAAKGEAPEPELVSRDTQRGLGLLTGVVVYGAAFGGLFSLVFAYAYGRMGALSARALSAWLALGAFIALAVVPNLKYPANPPSVGDPETIGMRTGLFFLMIAISLAAMVFSLKVRRRAAAKLGAWNGSIVAGLVFVVIIAAVQLSMPALNEVPEAFPAVLLWKFRVAALGMQAIMWTTIGLLFGALVERGAFMRVSGRAAVESA